The segment AATGACTCCAAAGATAATCTCCTGTAGTTTACTGGCTCCCGTGGCTCGAATGCCTTCCACTGGTCCGGGATCGATCGCTTCAATTGCTTCGGAAAACAGTTTACCTAGGATTCCTGCGGTATGAACAAACAGGGCTAAAACCCCGGCAAACGGACCCAAACCCACGGCAACGACAAAAATTAGGGCAAAAACCACCTCATTAATGGCTCGCATTCCATCGAGGACGCGACGCACGGGAAAAACAATCCACTGGGGACAGATATTGTCTGAGGCTAAAATCGAGAGGGGAATGCCTAAAGAAGCGGCTAGAATGGTTCCCCACAGCCCCATGGCAATGGTTTCTAGGGTTTCTTGGACATAGAGTTGCCAGTCGGAGAAATCAGGGGGGAAATAGCCCCTAATATACTTAGCCATATTACCCGTTCCTTGCAACAACTCAACCATATTGATCCCACTGCGATAACCAGCATATATCAACACTGCGATCGCTATGACAAAATACATAATACGCTGCGGCGTGATTCGCTTTTCCTCCCTTTCTAACATAGCTTGGATGGCGGGAGAAACCGAGTTATTAACTACTACGATGGGGATTTTTTCAGACATGGTTAAAATTACGCAAAATGGGCAACAGGCAACAGTGAGAATGTCTCCCCCTCTCCCTCTGTCTACTTCAGGGTTTCTAATTTTTCATTCAGTTCTTTGAGTTTTTGCTGTTTTTCAGCTTCGGGCAGTTTGGCATCGTTTTGGACTTCAAGAATTTCTGTGCCTATTTTCAATTCTCGCATGGGATTCCAATCTTTGTCTTCGGCTGCTTCAAACCCTGACCAACCTAACGGTTCTAAAATGGTTTTATCTTTGTAATTGTAGACAAAGTCTTTAACTTTTTCCTTGAGACAATCGGGGAGATCTTTACGATAGGCAACAGGATCACTAGGGATTTCTGGAGAAGTCCAAATGATTTGTATTTTTTTGCGAAGTTCGGGATCAGATGCCTCAACATTGGCTAATACTTCACTACTATTACTTGCTACATCAACTTGTTTATTAGCCACAGCTTGAATGGTAGCTTCATGATTACCCGCAAAGATCACTTTTTTAAAGATTTTAGTGGGATCAACGCTATTTTTAGCAAAGACATAATAACTTGGAATTAAATATCCAGAAGTCGAATTAGGATCATTAAAAGCAAAGGTGAGCTCAGGCGCATTCTTAGTAACATACTGATCTCCATCCCCTTTTTCAATATTAATTTTTCCCAAGATCGGATGATCAACAGTCGTGATTAAATGGGAGTAATAACCTTTAGTTCCGTCTGCATTAACGACCCTAGCAAAAACTTCTGCATCGGCTCTATCGGCTGCTTCAATATAGGACTTGCCACCTAACCAAGCTAATTGGACTTTATTAACAGCCATTGCTTCAACCACTGCACCATAATCAGTGGCATAAAACGCATTTAATTTTCGTCCTATCGCGGTTTCAATGGCTTTGACAAAGGGGTCCCATTTCGGTTTAAGGGTATCTTGGGATTCTGTTGATAAAATACCGAAGTCAATTTCGGTGATTTCTGGGGCACAGGCTTCGTCACCATTAGCGGTTGTTTGATTGGTTTGTTGTGCTGTTTCTTGTTGGCCACAACTGCTTAATGCGGTTGCTACAATTAGACCTAAACTTAGCCCTAACGTCCATTTCTTGACATGATTAATTAGCATAAAGATTGCTGCCAACTTTGACAGAAGTTAATGATTAATTTATGAGCCTATTTTATCTTATCTTACCCATTTTTGATCTAAATTTTTCCCTAAATTGGCTTTGTTAGGTTAATGTTCATTATGCTTAGATAGAATCAATTCTTCAACGGCTGCACCATAGATATGCGCTAAAGAATGGTCGTCTAAGTCCAGGGTTTGTCCATCAAATTTAACCTGACCTTCTCTGAGGGCGATCGCACGATGGCAATAGCGTCTGACCATGGGCACTTGATGTAAGGATATCATGACGGTGATGCCTTGTTCTTGATTGAGAATGGTCAGTAATTCCATGATTTTTCGGGCTGATTCTGGGTCTAAGGAGGCGATCGGTTCATCGGCTAAAATAATCTTGGCTCTTTGCATTAAACAACGGGCGATCGCTACCCGTTGCTGTTGTCCCCCAGAAAGGGTTGAAGCACGTTTATAAGCTTGTTCGAGAATACCGACTCTTTCTAAGGCTGCAAGGGCTTCTTTTTTTTGTGAAGGCGTAAAACTCTTAAAAACTGATCGTAAAGGAGAAATTTGAGATAAGTTACCTATTAGCACATTTTCTAAGACTGTTAGACGGTTAACCAGGTTAAATTGTTGAAAAATAAACCCGATATGACTCCTCAGTTTTCTCACTTTTGAGTGCAATTGTCCTTCAAATTGTAGGGGAGTCCCAAAAATCTCGACCCTTCCGCCATCGGCTTGTTGTAACCCGTTAATATTGCGTAAAAGAGTTGATTTTCCTGATCCTGATGCCCCAACTAAGGCGACCATCTCCCCTTGTTGAACCGTTAAATTGACCTGATCAATGGCTATTTTTCCTTTAAAGGATTTTGTCAAGTCCTTGACTTCTACTGCAACGGCGTTAACTGGACTTGCAGTCATTACTAACACTCTTAGTTGTTAATCTTTTTTGCATTATATCATTGAGCCTTGCTATATCAAGATATATGAATTTTTATTAAATCTTATTGACTTTAACCCCATAGACAACACAGTGGGTTTAAAAATTCTTTAAAATCAAGTTATCAAATTATAACATCTAAGATTCTAATTTGAAGACTTTATTCCTTAAAAAATACTTCCTAGTCATCAATTTAGAGACAAATAAAGACAATAATCTCCATTAGGAGGATAACGTAATGCAAGCGAGAGAATTATTTACTCACTATCTCAAAAATCAGCGAGATTTTTCCCAAGAGAAACTACATCAAGCGAACTTAGAAGGACTCAATTTACAACGGATTAATTTAACCCGTGCTGATCTCAGTGGGGCTAATTTAAAAGAAACGGACTTAAGTGGAGCCTGTTTAAACCAAGCGAATTTAACCGATGCTGATCTCAGTCATTCCCATTTAGTCGGGGCAAATTTAACTGAAATTAACCTGATTGGAGCCGATTTAAGCGGTGCTAATTTAATGGGGGTTGACTTAACAAAAGCTGATCTAAGGTGTGCCAATCTGCACAATGCTAACCTATCCTGTGCTCAACTCAAAGAAGTTAATCTCGATGGGGCTGATCTCAGTGGTGCTAACCTCAGTGGTGCGATGATTGTTAACACTGATTTAAGTGTTGCTGATACCATGGGAGCCTGTTTAGAAGGCAGTCAAGAATGTCATTTAGAACAGTCCATTTCTGCCACATCTGCCAATTGGGTGAGTTGGGCAGGTTAATGTAGAGGTTCGGAAGAGTAGGGAGAGTAGGAAGGGTGGGAAAATATTTTGCCTTCTGACTTCTGCCTCCGAACCCCTAACTCCTAACTCCTAACGCCGCTAAAAACTGAGGACCCAATTAACCAACGTTCTGACGGGAAACCCTGTTCCGCCTACATTGTTGAGTCCATTTTCCTTTTCTGCCCAAACTGGACCGGCAATATCCAGATGTGCCCAAGGAGTGTCTTTAATAAATTGCTTCAGGAACAAAGCAGCCGTAATAGACCCTCCGGCGCGAGGCCCTGTATTTTTCATATCCGCAATGGGAGATTTCAGTCCTTCAAAATACTTCTCTTCTAAGGGCATTTGCCAGAACTTCTCTCCGGCTGTTTCGGCGGCGGCTTTCAGTTGGTCAGCTAAGGTTTGATCGGTACTCCATAACCCTGAAATATTATCCCCCAAGGCAATAATACAGGCTCCTGTTAAAGTAGCCAAATCAACGATCGCATCGACTTCTAACTTTTCAGCGAAGACTAGGGCATCGGCTAGGGTTAACCGTCCTTCTGCGTCGGTATTATTGACCTCGATGGTTTTGCCATTGGAAGCCGTTAAAATATCACCGGGGTGAATGGCTCGTCCACTGATCATGTTTTCCGTCGCAGCACAGATAAAATGAACTTCTACGTCTGGTTTTAGCTGTCCAATAACCTTTGCTGCTCCTAGAGTCGCTGCGCCGCCTCCCATGTCCATTTTCATCATTTCAATACTAGCACCAGCCACTTTTAGGTTAAGTCCTCCACAGTCGAAGGTGAGACTTTTCCCAACAATGGCCAGCTTTTTCTTAGGCGTTCCTGATGGTTTATAGGTTAAATGGATGAATTTCGGCGGTAAATCTGAGGCTTTAGCGACTCCTAAAAAGGAACCCATGCCTAATTTTTCGCAGTCTTCTTGTTCTAGAATTTCACAGGTTAACCCACTTGTTTGAGCGATTTCTTGGGCAGTTTCGGCAAAGGTAACGGGGGTAATGGTATTAGCGGGACTATTGACTAATTCTCGCGCTAAAATGACTCCAGAAGAGAGCGTCTGAGCGCGATTAATGGCTTCTGTTGCTTCTCCACAGCCTAAAATGTCAACATTTTCTAGTTTAAGGGCGTTTTCTTGAGGATCTGACTTAAATCGGTTGTCTTGATGCAGAGCAAGAAGGATTCCTTCAGCGATCGCACTAGCGGTTTTTGCCCCATCGTTATTGACGACAGGAAGATTAATTCCTAGGGTTTTTACCTTTTCGAGTTTGGCTAAACGGGCGATCGCACCGGCGGCTTCCCTAACACTATTTAACTGGAGATCTTCGGCTTTTCCTAAGCCCACTAACATCACTTTCCGAATAGGACTGTTACTACCCACGCGAGTAACGGCTTTAGTTCCCGCTTTGCCTTCAAATTCTGCTTCTTGAATTAACTCTTGTACAGTTCCTGTTAGTTTCCCATCTAATTGACTTAATTCTCCCGTTATTTGAGTTCCTTCTTCAAAAATGCCTAGGGCTAAGGCATCTCCTGTCCAGTCTAAGAAGGGCGTATTGATCCCACGAATGTCCATGATTTTCTTGATTGATAGCTGTTCCCTTTGCAATTTTACTCCCTTTGGGGAAGGGTGGGGAGTGTGGGAACAGGGGGAGAGGGGGGGAGGGGGAGATAATTTTGGCTACTGGCTTCTGACTTCTGACTTCAAAGAGTGGAGAAGATTGTCTTAGCTTCTGTCTCTTGCCTTTCTTCTCAGCTTAAAATCAGAAATTTGACACAATTCTCTGATAAAAATTAATATTTGACGGTCTTTTCATGATTTTAGTAGCTTTTTATATTAAGTTTTGTTAAAAATTATTGCAAAAAGTTGCTATTTCTGGCTTGATAGAGATAAATCTTAAAAAATAGAGACAAACATTTTAATGTACTACCCATTAAGGTTTAGCAGTTAAGGTCAAAACTGAAAACAATTTCCGTCATCCCTTACCTTAAACCTAACCTGTAGTAACAAGATTTCTCTATTATTTGTTAGTGATAGATGTTAACTCAAAATCTATCTAACAAAATTCTGCTTTTATTAGCAAAAAATCAAGGTTTTTTGATCAATATTTACACTGTTTTTTGGGAGATCTCTAAGAATGTTAAAAAATTTATTTGGTGGCAAAAAACAAGAATTTTTCGTAGAATTAGACGAATCACAAGCTGCTAAAGTGGCTGCTCCTGCTGAAGCTCAAGAGACTCAACCTCAGCCCGAAGTAGTAGCAGAAGCTGACCCCGGTAAAGTAGTAGCAGAAACACAACCTGAAGAAGTAGCTAACCCCAAAAAAGGTAAAAAAACATCCATCAAAAAAGCAGCTAAAAAACAAGGGCTAGAACCCCAACCTGTCGCAGTAGCTCCCGCAGCTACTAATGGAAATGTAGCTAAAAAACAGGACCCTCAAGAAGTTGAATTTGCTACGAAATATTTAATGGTTCCCACGGGAGGTCGTCGTCGTCCTGGTCCTAGTTTAAATTCTTTCAAAAACATGGCTCGTCAGGTTAAAACGCCTCGTTTTTAGAAATGAGACTAAATCTGATTTAGTTTAGCCTATTAAGTAAGTAGGCATAAATTAACAAAAGTTTGTAGTAACATCAAATAGATTTAACTTTGCTATAAACTTAGGTAGAGACGTTTGATGAAACGTCTCTACCTAAGTTTTGTATGTAGCAAAAATTTAGCAATTTTATATAAACTTTCAAGAGCTTAAAAGTATTATAAAATTAGAGCTAAAGCTCTTACTACAAAACGTTCTCTTTTGATTTTAATGTTGTTAGAAAACTAAGCATTATTTTTGCGAGAATTAATACCCGCTAAACCTAAGAGAGTCACTAATCCTAAAATAGTTCCAGGTTCTGGAGTAGATACGGGATTTTGTCCAGGGGGTGGTGCTAGTGTAATATTTCCTCGAATTTCTCCCGTTCCTACAGTTGTTGTATGAATGTTCCAATAAAGTCCCCCGGCAATTAATTCATCGACATATTCGGATAAATACTTAGTGGTATCATTATTACCTTCACAAGTTTGAACACCACCCATTCCAATTACAACATCTGTGTAACAAAAATCTGAATCATCCCAAACACCACTAACAGTCACAGAAGTAGAACTAAGATTAGAAAACTCAGCATCTAGATCATCCGCCGGTCCATAGACATTAAGCACATGAAATGGACTTCTTTGATTAGGAAATCCTGTATGCAAATGAATTCTTGTGACTGTTCCTCCCTCGCTTACTAAACCTAAACCATCAAGCGTTAGTGTATAGGCTAATTCAGTCATATCTTCGTTTAATTCAAGGGTTGCAAACCCTGTTCCTAATGAGCCTGTGGGCGCAGGATTTCCAGCCGTATCAACAATTTTATCACCATTAAGTTCAGCCTCAAAAAACATAGAAGCGGCTTGAGCAGAGGTTGCCATACCTAAGCTTGCTATGACAGTGATGGCACTAAGTAACATTTTTTTCATGAAACAATCTTTACAATTAAGTTCACTGTTTAGTCTATCCCTACAAAACAAATAAGGAACTTAAGAGAACATTAAAACGGTCATATTTTGTTCTTGATTGATGACAATTGATAATTTAATTTATCTTTTTTTAAGAATAATTTGTTCTGTATCACAAAATACAAAAAATAACAGTCTTTTCAACAATGGATAATTATCGAGATACAGTGTAGGGTGTAGGGGGTGGGGAAAAATTAGAACACAAAAGGCTAATTTTGTAGGGGCTTAATATTATTAAACCCCTACTGACTTCATTAACAATTATCTATTGTCTATTATCAATTAAACCTGTGCGACAATAGTACGATGGCGCGGACTCATAGGAGTAATCTTCGGAGACTTAAATCCGGCATTCACTAAAGCTGTTGACATATCTAAGCTGAAATATTCATCTAAATAGGGTTCAGTACTTTTGAGTAAAGTCATGACATAGGGAGGCATTTTTTGGTAAGCTTCAGCCCGTGGATTCATATCCATCATGGTAAAATGACCGCCAGGACGTAATAAACGACGAGCCTCTTTAAAAATATCTTGAGCCGCTTTTTGGGGTAATTCGTGGAAGAGTAAAAAAGCTGAAACTAAGTCAAAAGAAGCATCAGGTAATCCCGTTGATTCTGCTGCACCATGAACCCAATTAATTTGACTGTTTTTTTGTTGACTGCGATAGTGAGCAACAGCTAAATGATAGGGAGATAAATCTAATCCTGTTACTTTAGCTTGGGGATAGATTTCTTGTAAGCTAAAGGTACTCATTCCTACACTACAACCGATGTCTAAAATAGCTTGAGGAGAGATAACTACTTGTTGTTTCAAGACTTCATGATAATTGTGACGTAGGCGAGAATCACCCTTAATTCCTGTTCCTGGCCAAATATTAGCATGAACTGCATAGGCGGCTGATTCTACTTCTAAGGCTGACTGCCAGCTTAAATTTCCGGTTTCATACGCATGGAAAGAACATAGATAATAATCGGGATAAATAACGTTAGAGTTTTCTATAATTGCTAATTCTTTTTGCCAGTCATGCTGAGATAATTGATGGACATTTTCTCGCCAAGGAACCCCAATTTTTTCCGCTCTATTAATAATCATTTGACGAGCTTGATGTTTAGCAACTTTGGCCAGAGGTTTAATGGCTAAAATACTATTAATTAAGCGAGAAGCTAAGTTAGATTCGGGTGGTAATGAGGAAACTGTCATAAGAGTTGTGATTGTTGAGTAGAAAGGCTTAAGCAGCCGTAACACAGTGTCGATGGTTACGGCAATCGATGCTCTTACTTTCTACAATACAACCTCCGGTAACAACGAATCAAGCTGTCTAGTGGGGTAGGTAATGCTATATTTTTGTTAAGCACGGAGTTGCCAAATTTTAATAATTTTATCTTCAGCCCCACTATAAAGATAGCGTCCATCGGGACTAAAAACTAAAGAAAGAACCCATCCTTTATGTCCTTCTAAAGTCGTTAATTTACGACCTTTTGTGAGATCAAAAAGCATAATATTTCCTTCTTTGTTGGCAGTGGCAACTACGCGACTATCTGGGGAAATAGCGATCGCATTAATGTCTAACCTGGGTCCTTTAATATTTAAGAGTTCTTTCCCCGTGGTTAAGTCCCAAACTTTGATATAGTTTCTCACCGCAGCTACTAATTTTTTGCCATCAGGAGTAATCTTGAGATCGTTAATATAGCCCGGTTGTTGGGGAGAAGATCGGATCAATTCTAAGGTAGGGAGATCCCAAAATTTTAAGGTGCGATCATCCCCAATAGCTCCGGTGACAAACGTCATTCCATCGGGAGTAAACGCGATATTATTCGTCGGTCCAATGTCTACCCCTAAGGTTTCAATTAAATTCCCGGTTGCAAAATCCCAAATCCGAATGGTGCGATCGCTAGCACTAACACTAACCAGTATTTTATCATCAGGACTGAGGGCTAAATCACTAATTTTTCCACTATGTCCTTTTAAAAGGTTGACTTTACTGCCATCTACTAAACTCAAAACTCTGATGTTTTCATCATCCGCTAACGCTAACATTGGTCCAGTTAATGGAGTCTCATCAGAGGTCGTTTCATCAGAGGTCGTTTCATTAGAGGTCGTTTCATCCAGAAATGTTGGCTGAGATGTCACCACAATTGATGAATAATCATTGATTTTATGGGTTTTAGAATAAACGACTTGTTCGAGTTCAAGATCAACCGCATTAAGGGTTGCATCCCCCGAACCAACTAACAAGATTTTGCCATCGGGAGTCATCGTCAGAGCTTTGATAACCCCCTTAAATCCTTGAATATCTTTAACCATTATTGGCGGTTGAGAACCTTGGGCAATTTCTTCAAGGTAAATCTCTCTGGCAATGGTTGTTGGCGTTAAAATCTCATAGACTAATGTTGCTATTAAACTAATATTTGCGACTAAGTAAAATAAATAGATAAATTGAAATTTTTTAACTAATTTGTTCATAACTCCTCACACACACATTTTTTACGAACTTTGAGAAAACACTCCCCACAGTCTCCACACTCCTACCAACAGTTAGCTGAAACCTGGTTTTGCGCTGATTTTACATCCGTCATCAGAAAAAAGCTCTTTTTGGGTGATGGCGTTGTCTTTGAATAGTTCAGTCAATCCTAGGGTCAGTAGCATCATTAGTGTAGCCACAATAATGTGAACAGAAAAGTTAAGAGTATTTGCGGTCTTGCTGAACATTTGAGTTGTCTCTGTGGGATCATGATTTTAATCTTATGCTGTGTCTAGCGGTGATGTCAGTCCCAAAACTCGGTCAATTCAGGAATTGAGTCCTCTATCTCAGTAGAATTATGTAGAAACAGAAGTCAGCCGTTACTATTATCCTTCTGTTGCGAAGTTCTCCATCGTTCTCACCTTTCCCTAGTTAAGATAAGTAAACCTAATGAATACTATGAAAATTCATTTGTCAAGCAAACTTTACAAAACTAAATATTTTTGTTACATTGATTTACATAAGCAAAAAACAAAAGCAGCAAGCGATGTACACCACCACCCAGCTCGATAACGGAATCCTGAACAATTACGCGGTTGAACCGAACACCTACTACGCCCAATATCCTGCTCCGTATCAACAACGTCGCTATTTAATCCAAGGAGCGATCGCTGCCTTGTTAGTCACCACATTAGTTTTAATTTCTGCTGCGATTAGCTAATATAAAGTTTTCAAACCGTTTCCTATTGACATTGAGTTCTCCTACTTGACCTTGGTTATGCCAAGGTTTTTTTATTTGTCAATTGTCAATTAACAATTGATAACAAAGGAATTTTCAGCTTAAAATTGAACTTAGCCTAGTAAACGCGCCAGAGGATAAACAGCACCATGGGATTATTCGATCGCCTAAGCCGAGTTGTCCGAGCTAATCTGAACGATCTCGTCAGCAAAGCAGAAGACCCCGAAAAAGTTTTAGAACAAACCATTATGGATATGGGGGAAGATTTGGTGCAAGTGCGCCAAGCCGTCGCCCGTGCTATTGCAGAACAAAAACGTACTGAACAACGATATAGCCAAGATCTCTCAGAAGCCAACAAATGGGAACAACGAGCCAAACTTGCCCTGTCCAAAGGAGATGAAAGCTTAGCCAGAGAAGCCCTAGTCCGCAAAAAAACCCATGCTGAAACAGCCGCAACCCTGAAACAACAATTAGATCAGCAAGCTGTTCAAGTGGAAACCTTACGCCGTAATTTAGTGGCACTAGAAAGCAAAATTTCTGAAGCTAAGACTAAGAAAAATATGCTTATTGCCCGTGCCAAAGCAGCTAAGGCCAATGAAGAAATTCAGTCAACCCTGGGCGGAATTAATACCAGTGGTTCTATGGCAGCGTTTGAGCGCATGGAGGCTAAAGTGTTGGATATGGAAGCCCGTTCCCAAGCCGTAGGAGAATTAGGGAGCTATGGCATTGAACAACAATTTGCCCAATTAGAGTCCGGCAGTGGCGTAGAGGATGAATTAGCCATGCTCAAAGCACAAATCAGTGGCACTGCTGAACCCGCCAAATTACCTGAAGCATCAAGTCGTTCATCTTCCCCCAAGGATACGGTAGTGGATGCGGAATTAGAAGAGTTACGCAAACAACTAGATAATCTCTAGGGTGTCAATCTAAACTCCTGTAGGGGCATAAGACTAAGCTGTTCATCATTTAATTTGCTCGTTGAGACTGAGGAGGGGGGAGGGGGAGATGGGGAGAGAAATTGGCAATTTTTACTGATTTGCACTCTACCAAGTTTAAATGTACAACAGCTTATTATGCCCTGTTCTTTTGCGTGAGCAATGTCAGCAATTCCTAGAAGCAAAATAGCGGATCACCCTGTAACCTAATAACTGGTAACTCAATTATGATGATCCCTAAATTACTAAAAATTATGAGCACTGTTCTCGAAATTACTGATCCCCAATTTGACAAAGAAGTTTTTAACACTGATAAGCCCGTTTTAGTCTATTTTTGGGCTTCTTGGTGTGGCCCATGCCAGTTAGTTTCTCCCTCCATTAAAGCCATCGCCCAAACCTACAGCGATCGCCTCAAAGTGGTGAAATTAGAGGTTGATCCTAACCCAGAAGCCCGATCAAAATGTAAAGTAGAAGGGGTTCCCGCTTTAAGATTGTTTAAAAATAATGAAATTGTTGCTATCCATGAAGGGGCGATCACCAAACAAAAACTGATAGAGGACATTCTAGAACCCCATCTGAGTTAGATAGTAAATAGTGGATAGTGGATAGTGGATAGTGGCTACAATAGTTAATATAGGGTGTCCTATTGCCCATTGCCCATTCCCTATTCCCTTACTCTAAAAGCCATGCGCTTTGCTAACCGTCTCCAAGCCTTGTCTAGTAATGTCTTTGCTGATATGGATCGAGCCAAAACTCAGGCGATATCAGCCGGCAAGACTATTATCGATTTATCCTTAGGATCGTCGGATTTACCCGCCTCAGAGATAGCGATCACAGCTATTGAAGAATCTTTACACGATCCCACCACCCACGGTTATTTATTACATCACGGAACCTTGCCCTTTAGAGAAGCGGCGGCTCAATGGTACACTCAACGCTTCGGTATCCCCATCGATCCCCATACAGAAGTGCTA is part of the Rippkaea orientalis PCC 8801 genome and harbors:
- the phnE gene encoding phosphonate ABC transporter, permease protein PhnE, which gives rise to MSEKIPIVVVNNSVSPAIQAMLEREEKRITPQRIMYFVIAIAVLIYAGYRSGINMVELLQGTGNMAKYIRGYFPPDFSDWQLYVQETLETIAMGLWGTILAASLGIPLSILASDNICPQWIVFPVRRVLDGMRAINEVVFALIFVVAVGLGPFAGVLALFVHTAGILGKLFSEAIEAIDPGPVEGIRATGASKLQEIIFGVIPQVMPLWISFTLYRFEANVRSASVLGIVGAGGIGFSLYQNIRSFKYPEVCAILIILIVAVALIDTLSAKLRQKLI
- the phnD gene encoding phosphonate ABC transporter substrate-binding protein; protein product: MLINHVKKWTLGLSLGLIVATALSSCGQQETAQQTNQTTANGDEACAPEITEIDFGILSTESQDTLKPKWDPFVKAIETAIGRKLNAFYATDYGAVVEAMAVNKVQLAWLGGKSYIEAADRADAEVFARVVNADGTKGYYSHLITTVDHPILGKINIEKGDGDQYVTKNAPELTFAFNDPNSTSGYLIPSYYVFAKNSVDPTKIFKKVIFAGNHEATIQAVANKQVDVASNSSEVLANVEASDPELRKKIQIIWTSPEIPSDPVAYRKDLPDCLKEKVKDFVYNYKDKTILEPLGWSGFEAAEDKDWNPMRELKIGTEILEVQNDAKLPEAEKQQKLKELNEKLETLK
- the phnC gene encoding phosphonate ABC transporter ATP-binding protein, with protein sequence MTASPVNAVAVEVKDLTKSFKGKIAIDQVNLTVQQGEMVALVGASGSGKSTLLRNINGLQQADGGRVEIFGTPLQFEGQLHSKVRKLRSHIGFIFQQFNLVNRLTVLENVLIGNLSQISPLRSVFKSFTPSQKKEALAALERVGILEQAYKRASTLSGGQQQRVAIARCLMQRAKIILADEPIASLDPESARKIMELLTILNQEQGITVMISLHQVPMVRRYCHRAIALREGQVKFDGQTLDLDDHSLAHIYGAAVEELILSKHNEH
- a CDS encoding pentapeptide repeat-containing protein, whose amino-acid sequence is MQARELFTHYLKNQRDFSQEKLHQANLEGLNLQRINLTRADLSGANLKETDLSGACLNQANLTDADLSHSHLVGANLTEINLIGADLSGANLMGVDLTKADLRCANLHNANLSCAQLKEVNLDGADLSGANLSGAMIVNTDLSVADTMGACLEGSQECHLEQSISATSANWVSWAG
- a CDS encoding leucyl aminopeptidase gives rise to the protein MDIRGINTPFLDWTGDALALGIFEEGTQITGELSQLDGKLTGTVQELIQEAEFEGKAGTKAVTRVGSNSPIRKVMLVGLGKAEDLQLNSVREAAGAIARLAKLEKVKTLGINLPVVNNDGAKTASAIAEGILLALHQDNRFKSDPQENALKLENVDILGCGEATEAINRAQTLSSGVILARELVNSPANTITPVTFAETAQEIAQTSGLTCEILEQEDCEKLGMGSFLGVAKASDLPPKFIHLTYKPSGTPKKKLAIVGKSLTFDCGGLNLKVAGASIEMMKMDMGGGAATLGAAKVIGQLKPDVEVHFICAATENMISGRAIHPGDILTASNGKTIEVNNTDAEGRLTLADALVFAEKLEVDAIVDLATLTGACIIALGDNISGLWSTDQTLADQLKAAAETAGEKFWQMPLEEKYFEGLKSPIADMKNTGPRAGGSITAALFLKQFIKDTPWAHLDIAGPVWAEKENGLNNVGGTGFPVRTLVNWVLSF
- a CDS encoding CHRD domain-containing protein; the protein is MATSAQAASMFFEAELNGDKIVDTAGNPAPTGSLGTGFATLELNEDMTELAYTLTLDGLGLVSEGGTVTRIHLHTGFPNQRSPFHVLNVYGPADDLDAEFSNLSSTSVTVSGVWDDSDFCYTDVVIGMGGVQTCEGNNDTTKYLSEYVDELIAGGLYWNIHTTTVGTGEIRGNITLAPPPGQNPVSTPEPGTILGLVTLLGLAGINSRKNNA
- a CDS encoding class I SAM-dependent methyltransferase translates to MTVSSLPPESNLASRLINSILAIKPLAKVAKHQARQMIINRAEKIGVPWRENVHQLSQHDWQKELAIIENSNVIYPDYYLCSFHAYETGNLSWQSALEVESAAYAVHANIWPGTGIKGDSRLRHNYHEVLKQQVVISPQAILDIGCSVGMSTFSLQEIYPQAKVTGLDLSPYHLAVAHYRSQQKNSQINWVHGAAESTGLPDASFDLVSAFLLFHELPQKAAQDIFKEARRLLRPGGHFTMMDMNPRAEAYQKMPPYVMTLLKSTEPYLDEYFSLDMSTALVNAGFKSPKITPMSPRHRTIVAQV
- a CDS encoding WD40 repeat domain-containing protein produces the protein MNKLVKKFQFIYLFYLVANISLIATLVYEILTPTTIAREIYLEEIAQGSQPPIMVKDIQGFKGVIKALTMTPDGKILLVGSGDATLNAVDLELEQVVYSKTHKINDYSSIVVTSQPTFLDETTSNETTSDETTSDETPLTGPMLALADDENIRVLSLVDGSKVNLLKGHSGKISDLALSPDDKILVSVSASDRTIRIWDFATGNLIETLGVDIGPTNNIAFTPDGMTFVTGAIGDDRTLKFWDLPTLELIRSSPQQPGYINDLKITPDGKKLVAAVRNYIKVWDLTTGKELLNIKGPRLDINAIAISPDSRVVATANKEGNIMLFDLTKGRKLTTLEGHKGWVLSLVFSPDGRYLYSGAEDKIIKIWQLRA
- the psb34 gene encoding photosystem II assembly protein Psb34; the protein is MYTTTQLDNGILNNYAVEPNTYYAQYPAPYQQRRYLIQGAIAALLVTTLVLISAAIS
- a CDS encoding PspA/IM30 family protein; protein product: MGLFDRLSRVVRANLNDLVSKAEDPEKVLEQTIMDMGEDLVQVRQAVARAIAEQKRTEQRYSQDLSEANKWEQRAKLALSKGDESLAREALVRKKTHAETAATLKQQLDQQAVQVETLRRNLVALESKISEAKTKKNMLIARAKAAKANEEIQSTLGGINTSGSMAAFERMEAKVLDMEARSQAVGELGSYGIEQQFAQLESGSGVEDELAMLKAQISGTAEPAKLPEASSRSSSPKDTVVDAELEELRKQLDNL
- a CDS encoding thioredoxin family protein, which translates into the protein MSTVLEITDPQFDKEVFNTDKPVLVYFWASWCGPCQLVSPSIKAIAQTYSDRLKVVKLEVDPNPEARSKCKVEGVPALRLFKNNEIVAIHEGAITKQKLIEDILEPHLS